A genomic stretch from Chloroflexota bacterium includes:
- a CDS encoding cytochrome c biogenesis protein CcdA: MEVSLALAFVAGILSFVSPCVLALVPVYLAFLGETATVAGSGSAAHTWRGPVFGQALLFVAGFSILFVLLGTSVGLFGSVLFRIEGVRELAGVAVIGIGLVTTGIFGPVLDRFMRVGVRADILPAARSARALALGALVGIGWTPCIGPVLGVILTMGASSQDAWVAALLLVAYSAGLAVPFLAAAVALPRMRPLLNALRRHSRWVQVASGLFIMAMGVLILTNAFARMAGLFTFI, translated from the coding sequence ATGGAAGTCAGCCTGGCCCTCGCCTTCGTCGCCGGCATCCTGAGCTTCGTCTCTCCGTGCGTGCTTGCGCTCGTCCCGGTCTACCTCGCATTCCTCGGCGAAACGGCGACGGTCGCCGGATCCGGCTCGGCGGCGCACACCTGGCGCGGCCCGGTATTCGGCCAGGCGCTCCTGTTCGTCGCCGGCTTCAGCATCCTCTTCGTCCTGCTCGGCACCTCGGTCGGCCTGTTCGGAAGCGTCCTTTTCCGGATCGAGGGGGTCCGCGAACTGGCCGGGGTGGCGGTGATCGGGATCGGGCTGGTCACGACGGGCATCTTCGGTCCCGTGCTGGACCGCTTCATGCGCGTGGGCGTACGTGCCGACATCCTCCCCGCCGCCCGTTCGGCGCGGGCCCTCGCGCTGGGTGCACTGGTAGGCATCGGCTGGACGCCCTGCATCGGCCCCGTTCTCGGTGTCATCCTGACGATGGGCGCCTCGAGCCAGGACGCCTGGGTGGCGGCCTTGCTGCTGGTCGCCTATTCGGCCGGTCTGGCGGTCCCGTTCCTTGCCGCGGCGGTGGCATTGCCTCGCATGCGGCCGCTGCTCAACGCCCTCCGACGCCACAGTCGCTGGGTACAGGTCGCCTCCGGCCTCTTCATCATGGCGATGGGGGTGCTGATCCTGACCAATGCCTTCGCCCGCATGGCGGGGCTGTTCACCTTCATCTGA
- the dcd gene encoding dCTP deaminase: MVLSDRDIRAEIAAGRIVIDPFISEAVQPSSVDLHLDRRFRVFRNSRYPFIDVRADQPELTELVEIGGDDPFILHPGEFVLGSTLERVALPNDLVARLEGKSSLGRLGLLIHSTAGYVDPGWEGNLTLELSNVANLPITLYDGMKIGQISFQRLSSPAEVGYGDASIGSKYRGQRDPTASLYHRDFERGRIKR; encoded by the coding sequence GTGGTCCTCTCCGACCGAGACATCCGGGCCGAGATCGCCGCCGGCCGGATCGTGATCGATCCGTTCATCTCCGAGGCCGTGCAGCCGTCGAGCGTTGACCTGCACCTCGACCGACGCTTTCGCGTCTTCCGCAACAGCCGCTACCCGTTCATCGACGTGCGAGCCGATCAGCCCGAGCTGACGGAGCTGGTCGAGATCGGTGGCGATGACCCATTCATCCTGCACCCCGGCGAGTTCGTGCTGGGGTCAACCCTCGAGCGGGTCGCGCTGCCGAACGACCTCGTCGCCCGATTAGAGGGGAAGTCGAGTTTAGGGCGGCTGGGCCTCCTCATTCACTCCACGGCCGGCTACGTCGACCCCGGCTGGGAGGGGAACCTGACCCTCGAGCTCTCGAACGTGGCCAACCTTCCGATCACCCTGTATGACGGGATGAAGATCGGCCAGATCAGCTTCCAGCGCCTCTCGAGCCCGGCCGAGGTCGGTTACGGCGACGCGAGCATCGGGAGCAAGTACCGCGGACAGCGGGACCCGACGGCCAGCCTGTACCATCGGGACTTCGAGCGAGGCCGCATCAAGCGCTGA
- a CDS encoding cupredoxin domain-containing protein gives MKTRVSILLSLALTLAGCGSGSTEWTPLPSGAEPPAACARADADGVIAISADQLRFSAPCMVAPAGVAFMIRFTNDESDVHNVAIYADRSKAAAVIVGDTISGPNKTIDYPVEVLAAGEYYFDCTIHPAMNGALYVR, from the coding sequence GTGAAGACCCGTGTCAGCATCCTCCTTTCTCTGGCCCTGACGTTGGCGGGTTGCGGCTCGGGCTCCACCGAATGGACGCCGCTCCCCTCCGGAGCCGAGCCACCTGCGGCCTGTGCTCGGGCCGATGCCGACGGCGTGATCGCGATCTCCGCCGATCAGCTCCGCTTCAGCGCCCCCTGCATGGTCGCCCCAGCCGGCGTCGCGTTCATGATCCGCTTCACGAACGATGAGTCGGACGTGCACAACGTGGCGATCTACGCGGACCGCTCCAAAGCGGCCGCAGTCATTGTCGGCGACACGATCAGCGGGCCGAACAAGACGATCGACTATCCGGTCGAGGTGCTGGCCGCGGGCGAGTACTACTTCGATTGCACGATCCATCCCGCGATGAACGGCGCCCTGTACGTGCGCTAG
- a CDS encoding glutaredoxin family protein, which yields MAGPLRVTLYERDGCHLCDESRVLLDEMLGSEGYARIDIEADDALVLRYGFRVPVIGVDGIDRLEAPITAPDLHALLAELGA from the coding sequence ATGGCAGGACCGTTGCGGGTGACCCTCTACGAGCGCGACGGTTGCCACCTTTGCGACGAGTCCCGCGTCCTGCTCGACGAGATGCTGGGAAGCGAAGGGTATGCACGGATCGACATCGAGGCCGATGACGCACTCGTGCTGCGCTACGGCTTCCGCGTCCCGGTCATCGGCGTTGACGGGATCGACCGCCTCGAAGCGCCGATCACCGCTCCTGACCTCCATGCGCTCCTTGCGGAGCTGGGTGCCTGA
- the nrdR gene encoding transcriptional regulator NrdR, translated as MLCPRCNESGTRVIDSRDLEGGSTIRRRRECEQCSYRFTTYERPEGARLTVLKREGSRQEFDRGKLQAGLMRALEKRPVTLARVEQAVDDIESGLRARGEPEVTSKEIGRLATEALRDIDQLAYIRFASVYHSYEDISTLKREVDRLMKQRTPADG; from the coding sequence ATGCTCTGTCCACGCTGCAACGAGTCGGGCACGCGGGTCATCGACTCGCGCGACCTCGAAGGGGGAAGCACGATCCGCCGCCGGCGGGAATGCGAGCAGTGCTCGTATCGGTTCACCACCTACGAGCGGCCCGAAGGGGCCCGCCTCACCGTCCTCAAGCGCGAGGGGAGCCGCCAGGAATTCGACCGGGGCAAGCTCCAGGCGGGGCTGATGCGGGCGCTTGAGAAGCGTCCGGTGACCCTCGCGCGGGTGGAGCAGGCGGTCGACGACATCGAGAGCGGCCTCCGCGCGCGCGGCGAGCCCGAGGTCACCAGCAAGGAGATCGGTCGCCTGGCGACCGAGGCGCTGCGCGACATCGACCAGCTCGCATACATCCGCTTTGCATCGGTCTATCACAGCTACGAGGACATCTCGACCCTCAAGCGCGAGGTCGACCGGCTGATGAAGCAGCGCACGCCCGCGGACGGCTAG
- a CDS encoding acyl-CoA dehydrogenase family protein: protein MTYRPTADHDELRAVVRELADKRVAPRAAEIDATSEFPWDLKELLAKQDLLGISFPARFGGTELDNISQAIVVEEIARADATTSLIVLVQKLGSLPIMVAGTEEQQARYFPRLASGEWLAAFGLTEAGAGSDVAGIRMRARLDGDDYLLNGSKRFITHGSIANLVTIFAVTDPEAGGRNGLSAFIVETDSPGFSAPRLEHKMGIRGSPTAELHLDDVRVPVGNRLGAEGEGFAVAMATLDRSRLSIAAQAVGIAQGALDFAVGYAAQREQFGARIADLQGIQFMLADMASGVEAARQLTYAAAAAVDANAPDLAYWTSSAKLIAGDMAMRVTTDAVQVLGGYGYVSEYPVERMMRDAKITQLYEGTQQVQRMIVARQLLRRAGVPRPSG from the coding sequence GTGACCTACCGCCCCACCGCTGATCACGATGAGCTGCGCGCCGTGGTGCGCGAGCTCGCTGACAAACGCGTGGCGCCGCGCGCCGCCGAGATCGACGCCACGTCGGAGTTTCCGTGGGACCTCAAGGAGCTGCTCGCCAAGCAGGACCTGCTGGGCATCTCCTTTCCGGCGCGATTCGGGGGGACGGAGCTCGACAACATCTCGCAGGCCATCGTGGTCGAGGAGATCGCGCGGGCGGATGCCACCACCAGCCTCATCGTCCTGGTGCAGAAATTGGGCTCCCTGCCGATTATGGTTGCCGGCACCGAGGAGCAGCAGGCGCGCTACTTCCCGCGCCTGGCCAGCGGGGAGTGGCTGGCTGCGTTCGGCCTGACCGAGGCCGGCGCGGGGAGCGATGTTGCCGGCATTCGGATGCGTGCGCGGCTCGACGGCGACGACTACCTGCTCAACGGCAGCAAGCGCTTCATCACCCATGGCTCGATCGCCAACCTGGTCACCATCTTTGCCGTGACCGATCCCGAGGCCGGCGGGCGCAACGGGCTGAGCGCCTTCATCGTCGAGACCGACAGCCCGGGCTTCTCAGCGCCGCGCCTCGAGCACAAGATGGGGATCCGGGGCTCACCCACCGCCGAGCTGCACCTCGACGACGTCCGGGTCCCGGTCGGCAACCGGCTCGGGGCAGAGGGAGAGGGGTTCGCAGTGGCGATGGCCACCCTCGACCGATCGCGCCTATCAATCGCGGCCCAGGCGGTCGGCATCGCCCAGGGCGCGCTCGATTTCGCGGTTGGCTACGCGGCACAGCGCGAGCAGTTCGGCGCACGGATCGCCGACCTGCAGGGAATTCAGTTCATGCTCGCCGACATGGCCAGCGGCGTCGAGGCGGCCAGGCAGCTGACCTATGCCGCCGCGGCCGCGGTGGACGCGAATGCCCCCGACCTGGCGTATTGGACGAGCTCCGCAAAGCTGATCGCGGGCGATATGGCCATGCGCGTGACCACCGATGCGGTGCAGGTCCTGGGCGGTTATGGCTATGTGAGCGAGTACCCTGTCGAACGCATGATGCGCGACGCAAAGATCACTCAGCTGTACGAGGGAACACAGCAGGTTCAGCGAATGATCGTGGCGCGCCAGCTCCTGCGACGGGCGGGCGTGCCCCGGCCATCCGGGTAG
- a CDS encoding aspartate aminotransferase family protein: MAVVERREVDRARVKAIVEREEAAYRARTPRSAELHKRALESMPLGVASSFQTYDPYPLFITEGHGSRMWDADGNEYLDFDMALGVLAAGHSHPAFVEAIQRRAAIGTAFTFPIEEQVLVAEELKRRFRADLVRFSNSGTEATMDAIRVARGFTGREKIIKFEGGYHGHHDDVLISIQPPRDMIGDVDAPNSVPTSAGIPRSRIAETVVAPFNQPEIVESILERHRGEIAAIIVEAVQFNIGVVPPEPGFLERLRELATAHGSVLIFDEVKTGVVIAYGGATEYFNVLPDLFCLAKSIGGGTPIGAFGGREEVMRVIEGGAKAPLIETELAHSSFGGTSRVAHMGTMNGSPLVMAAALAVLTKVLTPDVYPRLQAMGDRLTAGSQEIVDTYGLPGYAINVGPKGIVMFAPQRVTGYRDFIGLDDELWASSFWFLANRGILIPPAPDDQWTLSVQHTDDEIDRYLAVFREWAIEVAG, translated from the coding sequence AGCTCGTTCCAGACCTACGACCCGTATCCGCTCTTCATCACCGAGGGCCACGGCTCACGCATGTGGGACGCCGATGGAAACGAGTACCTCGACTTCGACATGGCCCTTGGCGTGCTCGCGGCTGGCCACTCGCATCCCGCCTTCGTGGAGGCGATCCAGCGACGAGCGGCGATCGGCACCGCCTTCACCTTCCCGATCGAGGAGCAGGTGCTGGTTGCCGAAGAGCTGAAGCGACGCTTCCGCGCCGACCTGGTCCGCTTCAGTAACTCGGGCACCGAGGCGACCATGGACGCCATCCGGGTGGCGCGCGGATTCACCGGTCGCGAGAAGATCATCAAGTTCGAGGGCGGCTATCACGGCCACCACGACGATGTTCTGATCAGCATCCAGCCGCCGCGCGACATGATCGGCGACGTGGATGCCCCCAACAGCGTCCCGACCAGCGCCGGGATCCCACGCAGCCGGATCGCGGAGACGGTCGTCGCGCCATTCAACCAGCCCGAGATCGTGGAGAGCATCCTGGAGCGCCACCGCGGGGAGATCGCCGCGATCATCGTCGAGGCGGTCCAGTTCAATATCGGTGTCGTGCCGCCCGAGCCGGGCTTCCTGGAGCGGCTGCGGGAGCTGGCGACCGCCCACGGCAGCGTTCTCATCTTCGACGAGGTGAAGACCGGGGTCGTGATCGCATACGGCGGCGCGACGGAGTATTTCAACGTCCTGCCTGACCTCTTCTGCCTGGCCAAGAGCATCGGCGGCGGGACGCCGATCGGTGCCTTCGGCGGCCGCGAGGAGGTGATGCGCGTGATCGAGGGTGGTGCCAAGGCGCCGCTGATCGAGACCGAGCTGGCGCACTCGTCGTTCGGCGGCACCTCCCGGGTCGCCCACATGGGCACGATGAACGGCTCGCCGCTGGTGATGGCGGCGGCACTGGCGGTGCTGACCAAGGTGCTGACGCCCGATGTCTACCCACGCCTGCAGGCGATGGGCGATCGGTTGACGGCCGGAAGCCAGGAGATCGTCGACACGTACGGGCTGCCGGGCTACGCCATCAACGTCGGGCCGAAGGGGATCGTGATGTTCGCGCCGCAGCGGGTCACCGGCTATCGCGACTTCATCGGCCTGGATGACGAGCTGTGGGCATCCTCGTTCTGGTTCCTCGCCAACCGCGGCATCCTCATCCCGCCCGCCCCCGACGACCAGTGGACGCTCTCGGTGCAGCACACCGACGACGAGATCGACCGCTACCTGGCGGTCTTCCGCGAATGGGCGATCGAGGTGGCCGGCTGA
- a CDS encoding Rieske (2Fe-2S) protein: MLERWARPWARLWNGTAGVIDAIYRRLGRTGKLLQDFLNGSWLGHSLHPVLVDVVVGGWTALVLLQVLSWLGVGDMRVAILWVLGLTWLTGLSAIVTGLTDFKDTATGDERHVVGLHGLINITATAVLTGGFVALLGEADAIAGWLIVAGFGVLSVGAFIGGHVVFKYGYMVNHNAFSGGKKAKEFTPILPAADLAEATLTKAMLGPTALVVVRRGDLVFALKETCSHAGGPLSQGTLAGYTIVCPWHASAFRISDGAVRHGPAATRQVAYRARISGDQVEVQGPIT, encoded by the coding sequence ATGCTTGAGCGATGGGCGAGGCCCTGGGCGCGTCTGTGGAACGGCACCGCGGGGGTGATAGACGCCATCTACCGCCGCCTCGGACGCACCGGGAAGCTGCTCCAGGACTTCCTGAACGGATCCTGGCTCGGCCACTCGCTGCACCCGGTGCTGGTCGACGTGGTGGTGGGCGGCTGGACGGCGTTGGTCCTGCTCCAGGTGCTGAGCTGGCTCGGCGTGGGCGACATGCGGGTCGCGATCCTCTGGGTCCTGGGGCTCACCTGGTTGACGGGCCTGTCGGCGATCGTCACGGGGCTGACCGACTTCAAGGACACCGCCACCGGGGACGAGCGCCACGTGGTGGGCCTCCACGGCCTGATCAACATCACCGCGACCGCGGTCCTGACTGGCGGGTTCGTGGCGCTGCTGGGCGAAGCGGACGCGATCGCCGGCTGGCTGATCGTGGCGGGTTTCGGGGTGCTCAGCGTCGGCGCCTTCATCGGCGGCCACGTCGTTTTCAAGTACGGTTACATGGTCAACCACAATGCCTTCTCGGGAGGCAAGAAGGCGAAGGAATTCACCCCCATCCTGCCCGCGGCGGACCTCGCCGAGGCGACCCTTACCAAGGCGATGCTCGGCCCCACCGCGCTCGTCGTGGTGCGGCGCGGCGACCTCGTCTTCGCCCTCAAGGAGACCTGCTCGCACGCGGGCGGGCCGCTCTCGCAGGGCACGCTGGCTGGGTACACGATCGTCTGCCCCTGGCACGCATCCGCGTTCCGCATCAGTGACGGCGCAGTGCGGCACGGTCCCGCCGCCACCCGCCAGGTCGCCTATCGCGCTCGGATCAGCGGCGACCAGGTGGAGGTCCAGGGACCGATCACCTAA
- a CDS encoding multidrug efflux SMR transporter, whose product MHPALWLAIAIGSEIIATVSLKLSDGFTRPIPVVVVVAGYALSFYALSMSLRTIPLGVVYAIWSGVGTAAIVVIGFFLFRETLDTVKVVGIGLIITGVVMLNGVGTATAQ is encoded by the coding sequence ATGCATCCCGCGCTGTGGCTCGCCATCGCGATCGGCTCCGAGATCATCGCCACGGTCTCGCTCAAGCTGTCGGACGGATTCACCAGGCCGATTCCGGTGGTGGTGGTGGTTGCCGGCTATGCGCTCAGCTTCTACGCGCTGTCGATGAGCCTGCGAACCATCCCCCTGGGTGTGGTCTACGCGATCTGGTCCGGTGTCGGGACGGCCGCGATCGTGGTGATCGGCTTCTTCCTGTTCCGCGAGACGCTCGACACAGTGAAGGTGGTCGGCATCGGCCTGATCATCACCGGGGTCGTGATGCTGAACGGAGTGGGTACCGCGACCGCCCAGTAG
- a CDS encoding MBL fold metallo-hydrolase, whose product MVEADERGRILCRLNLLLVEAGGKRVLIETGTGVRMTDKDRDIKGVEGGDPAAALRAVNVDPASIDFVVVSHLHYDHAGGMVDVDGHPNFPEARYVVQRDESEAAHGDELRLAGIMERDQLDLVRAAGQLAEVSGEVELVSGVSVLPTGGHTRGSQAVLLGVRSEGREEDLGEHAIFWGDLIPTRWQIPVRWTSAFDDYPIQAIEVRNELVTRAAAEGWWCYFTHDPGELPIQIEATARGFQVRSEPS is encoded by the coding sequence ATGGTCGAGGCGGATGAGCGTGGCCGGATCCTGTGCCGGCTCAACCTGCTGCTGGTGGAGGCGGGCGGCAAGCGCGTCCTGATCGAGACCGGCACCGGCGTCCGCATGACCGACAAGGACCGCGACATCAAGGGGGTCGAAGGGGGCGATCCGGCGGCAGCCCTGCGGGCCGTGAACGTCGATCCGGCGAGCATCGACTTCGTGGTGGTCAGCCACCTGCACTACGACCACGCCGGCGGCATGGTCGACGTCGACGGTCACCCGAACTTCCCCGAAGCGCGGTATGTGGTGCAGCGCGACGAGTCGGAGGCGGCCCACGGCGACGAGCTGCGCCTGGCGGGGATCATGGAGCGCGACCAGCTCGACCTCGTGCGCGCGGCCGGCCAGCTGGCGGAGGTGTCCGGCGAGGTGGAGCTTGTCTCCGGCGTGAGCGTGCTGCCGACCGGCGGCCACACCCGCGGCTCGCAGGCGGTGCTGTTGGGAGTCCGCAGCGAGGGACGCGAGGAGGATCTCGGTGAGCATGCGATCTTCTGGGGCGATCTGATCCCCACCCGCTGGCAGATCCCGGTACGCTGGACGAGCGCCTTCGATGACTACCCGATCCAGGCGATCGAGGTTCGAAACGAGCTCGTGACGCGCGCCGCCGCGGAGGGCTGGTGGTGCTACTTCACCCATGACCCCGGTGAGCTGCCAATCCAGATCGAGGCGACCGCCAGGGGATTCCAGGTCAGGAGTGAACCTTCGTGA
- a CDS encoding TlpA disulfide reductase family protein → MIAIGFVAVTLAVLAAIPLLRDDDAGTQGTLVGRPAPSISADDLDGRHWTLAEGAGRITWVNFWATNCEPCRTEMPAMQRLADAYGDRLLVLGVDWGESSASVADFVERYAIDYPILLDPSLDNFYRWSPRAGLPRHYFVDGDGTVVREVIGPLAPARMLEMIEELLGPA, encoded by the coding sequence GTGATCGCGATCGGCTTCGTGGCCGTCACTCTCGCCGTCCTCGCGGCGATTCCCCTGCTGCGAGACGACGATGCCGGGACGCAGGGGACGCTCGTCGGCCGCCCTGCTCCGTCGATCTCGGCTGACGACCTCGATGGCCGCCACTGGACGCTCGCCGAGGGAGCGGGCCGCATCACCTGGGTCAACTTCTGGGCCACGAACTGCGAGCCGTGCCGCACCGAGATGCCGGCCATGCAGCGCCTCGCCGATGCCTACGGCGACCGGCTGCTGGTCCTGGGCGTGGACTGGGGAGAGTCAAGCGCCTCAGTGGCTGACTTCGTTGAGCGCTACGCCATCGACTACCCCATCCTGCTCGACCCGAGCCTCGACAACTTCTACCGCTGGTCGCCGCGGGCCGGCCTGCCGCGGCACTACTTCGTCGACGGTGACGGGACGGTGGTGCGCGAGGTGATCGGGCCGTTGGCTCCGGCGCGCATGCTGGAGATGATCGAGGAGCTGCTGGGACCCGCCTAG
- a CDS encoding electron transfer flavoprotein subunit beta/FixA family protein — MVCIKQVPATTAEKRYTADLRLDRAAAEAVINPLDEYAIEQALRLQESGAVESVGFLSMGPEQAAEALRRALAMGGDDATLVTDPVLAGADAWATARVLAAALDKLAPDVALMGMASDDARGSLVPGAVAALRGMPLLSYGSELRIEGSSARVRRLTADGFDIVEAPLPVVASVTDQVGEPRYASLKGIMAAKRKPMETWGLADIGLSPDELHGAALTRVVEARKPEAKSPTERVEDVSADEAVTRIADWLAARKLI; from the coding sequence GTGGTCTGCATCAAGCAGGTGCCCGCGACCACCGCCGAGAAGCGCTACACCGCCGACTTGCGGCTGGACCGAGCCGCCGCAGAGGCGGTGATCAATCCGCTGGACGAGTACGCCATCGAGCAGGCGCTGCGACTGCAGGAGTCCGGCGCGGTCGAGTCGGTCGGCTTCCTGTCGATGGGCCCCGAGCAGGCTGCCGAGGCCCTGCGCCGTGCGCTGGCCATGGGCGGCGACGACGCCACCCTGGTCACCGATCCGGTCCTCGCCGGGGCCGATGCATGGGCAACCGCACGGGTCCTGGCAGCCGCGCTCGACAAGCTGGCTCCGGACGTGGCCCTCATGGGGATGGCGTCCGATGACGCACGGGGCTCACTCGTCCCCGGCGCGGTGGCTGCCCTTCGCGGTATGCCGCTCCTCTCCTATGGCTCGGAGCTGCGCATCGAAGGCTCGTCCGCTCGCGTCCGTCGCCTGACGGCTGACGGGTTCGACATCGTCGAGGCGCCACTTCCCGTGGTCGCCAGCGTGACCGACCAGGTCGGCGAGCCGCGCTACGCATCCCTGAAGGGGATCATGGCCGCCAAGCGCAAGCCGATGGAGACCTGGGGCCTCGCCGACATCGGCCTCTCGCCCGATGAGCTCCACGGTGCGGCGCTGACCCGGGTGGTGGAGGCGCGCAAGCCGGAGGCCAAGTCGCCGACCGAGCGCGTCGAGGACGTGAGCGCCGACGAGGCCGTGACACGGATCGCAGATTGGCTCGCCGCCAGGAAGCTCATCTGA
- a CDS encoding electron transfer flavoprotein subunit alpha/FixB family protein, producing the protein MSNDVAFLAEFSGGSPTHAALELAAGAADLAEGSKGAAVALAYGPGAADAGALGAAGASRVLVLGDEPSPAITHAAAAAAVVRDLNPLLLLAPATPNGRDLAAALVGLVALPAFGPVRAVRIEAGRVRTEQATLQGTVITVSEPTDDAGQPAIVLVLPSTFTPREGGSGAAKVEPAAASEAGPLGAARIVESHPAEAAVANLEEASVIVAGGRGVGSADGFAPLHELAAALGGAVGASRAAADAGWVPYQLQIGQTGKVVKPALYVGCGISGAIQHRVGMQTAENVLAINKDPDAPIGEFADLFVVGDLFTIVPKLTAEIRRRKGR; encoded by the coding sequence ATGAGCAATGACGTCGCCTTTCTCGCCGAATTCAGCGGAGGCTCGCCGACGCACGCGGCGCTCGAGCTGGCTGCGGGCGCTGCAGACCTGGCGGAAGGGAGCAAGGGCGCGGCGGTGGCCCTCGCCTACGGTCCCGGTGCGGCCGATGCAGGGGCGCTCGGCGCCGCCGGGGCGTCCCGCGTCCTCGTCCTGGGCGATGAGCCATCGCCCGCCATCACGCACGCCGCTGCGGCCGCTGCCGTCGTTCGTGATCTCAACCCGCTTCTTCTCCTTGCGCCTGCGACACCAAACGGCCGCGACTTGGCAGCCGCCCTGGTGGGCCTGGTGGCGCTCCCGGCATTCGGGCCGGTTCGCGCGGTGCGCATCGAGGCGGGCCGCGTGCGGACCGAGCAGGCCACCCTTCAGGGGACGGTTATCACCGTCAGCGAGCCGACCGACGACGCCGGCCAACCGGCGATCGTGCTCGTCCTGCCGAGCACCTTCACGCCGCGCGAAGGCGGAAGCGGCGCAGCGAAGGTCGAGCCCGCCGCAGCGTCCGAGGCGGGGCCGCTCGGCGCGGCGCGCATCGTCGAGTCACACCCCGCCGAGGCCGCGGTCGCCAACCTCGAGGAGGCGAGCGTCATCGTGGCCGGGGGACGCGGTGTCGGCAGCGCCGACGGCTTCGCGCCGCTGCACGAGCTGGCGGCTGCGCTGGGTGGTGCGGTCGGCGCCAGCCGTGCCGCGGCCGACGCGGGCTGGGTCCCGTACCAGCTCCAGATCGGGCAGACCGGCAAGGTCGTCAAGCCGGCGCTGTACGTCGGGTGTGGGATCAGTGGCGCGATCCAGCATCGGGTTGGGATGCAGACCGCCGAGAACGTGCTGGCCATCAACAAGGATCCCGACGCGCCGATCGGCGAATTCGCCGACCTGTTCGTGGTGGGAGACCTGTTCACCATCGTCCCGAAGCTCACCGCCGAGATTCGGCGCCGAAAGGGACGCTGA